One segment of Cottoperca gobio chromosome 24, fCotGob3.1, whole genome shotgun sequence DNA contains the following:
- the tbx18 gene encoding T-box transcription factor TBX18 has protein sequence MAEKRRSPCALSVKAHAFSVEALIGAEKRRRTAGEDTLSPGYEDGTDVSELTGSPGPRADRACTSDRGSEAECASDGSPESEDTLLESPQPADLCTAPVTGSGEETRVDLQGSDLWKRFHEIGTEMIITKAGRRMFPAMRVKISGLDPHQQYYIAMDIIPVDNKRYRYVYHSSKWMVAGNADSPVPPRVYIHPDSPASGETWMRQVVSFDKLKLTNNELDDQGHIILHSMHKYQPRVHVIRKECGEELSPVRAIPVGEGTCTVAFPETVFTTVTAYQNQQITRLKIDRNPFAKGFRDSGRNRMGLEALVESYAFWRPSLRTLTFEDIPGITKQGIPGIHGGIGPSSHLLSTSPCSSPFQVCPLSPPDYTCSRSTHPLHRYSNPEPFPSHRGPSAYESEGFCSLPLPASQLGYLSNPNPQGYAGLRLHTPPYSLYGYTFPPSPRLAASPDKMAAVATANHQSPFLGSSPSGTLTDSLGVLSGGQQGFLFDSRTLGLAGSQPGGGVSQVTAHMG, from the exons ATGGCAGAGAAACGGCGGTCCCCGTGCGCGCTCAGTGTCAAGGCGCATGCATTCTCGGTAGAGGCGCTGATCGGAGCGGAAAAGAGACGCAGGACGGCCGGAGAGGATACTCTGTCCCCCGGCTACGAGGACGGAACTGATGTCTCTGAGCTAACCGGGAGCCCAGGGCCGCGAGCCGACAGAGCGTGCACCAGCGATCGGGGCAGCGAGGCTGAATGTGCAAGTGACGGATCAC CAGAGAGCGAGGACACGCTGCTGGAGAGCCCGCAGCCGGCGGATCTGTGCACGGCGCCGGTAACCGGCAGTGGAGAAGAGACCCGCGTGGACCTACAGGGATCAGACCTGTGGAAACGCTTCCACGAGATTGGCACGGAAATGATCATTACCAAGGCTGGACG GCGGATGTTCCCCGCTATGCGTGTGAAGATTTCGGGTTTGGACCCACATCAGCAGTATTACATTGCCATGGATATAATCCCCGTGGACAACAAACGATATAG ATACGTGTACCACAGCTCTAAGTGGATGGTAGCGGGGAATGCAGACTCGCCTGTGCCGCCCAGAGTGTACATCCACCCGGACTCCCCGGCCTCAGGAGAGACGTGGATGCGTCAGGTGGTCAGCTTCGACAAACTTAAACTCACCAACAATGAACTGGACGACCAGGGACAT ATCATTCTGCACTCCATGCACAAGTACCAGCCACGGGTCCATGTAATCCGTAAGGAGTGTGGAGAGGAGCTATCCCCAGTGAGAGCCATCCCTGTTGGGGAAGGCACTTGCACCGTCGCCTTCCCTGAGACGGTGTTCACCACCGTCACAGCATATCAGAATCAACAG ATTACAAGGCTGAAAATCGACAGAAACCCATTCGCCAAAGGCTTCAGAGACTCTGGTAGAAACCG gaTGGGTCTGGAAGCTTTGGTTGAGTCCTATGCATTCTGGCGTCCATCTTTGCGAACGCTCACATTTGAGGACATCCCTGGCATTACCAAGCAAG GGATCCCAGGAATTCATGGTGGGATCGGACCATCTTCTCATCTGCTCTCCACATCCCCGTGCTCCTCACCTTTCCAGGTTTGCCCTCTCAGCCCGCCTGACTACACCTGCAGCCGATCCACACACCCTCTCCACCGTTATAGCAACCCGGAGCCGTTCCCCTCTCACAGAGGTCCATCGGCATATGAAAGCGAAGGATTCtgttctctgcctctccctgcTTCTCAACTTGGCTATCTATCCAACCCCAACCCGCAGGGTTACGCTGGGCTTCGCCTCCACACACCGCCCTACAGCCTGTACGGTTACACATTCCCTCCCTCACCACGCCTCGCAGCTAGCCCTGATAAAATGGCCGCCGTTGCCACTGCCAATCATCAGAGTCCCTTCCTTGGCTCGTCTCCCAGTGGGACTCTAACGGACAGTCTGGGTGTACTCAGTGGAGGACAACAGGGCTTCTTGTTTGACTCCCGGACTTTAGGACTGGCAGGTAGCCAGCCAGGAGGTGGGGTCTCACAGGTCACTGCCCACATGGGCTGA